Below is a genomic region from Halalkalicoccus sp. NIPERK01.
TTTGACACAGAACCACTCATCGCGTATTTTTACGACGAACCTGGCGCTCCGGATGTGACCGAGCGGCTGCAGGCGATCGAAAGCGAAGAGGCGAGTGGAGCGATCTCCCACGCCACCGCGACTGAGGTGGTCTATAAAGTCGCTCGTCTCGAAACAGGTGACCCGAACCAAACCCCGCCTGGCGAAGACGAGTTTGACGTCGGCGAGCAGGATCTGCGCATCCTCC
It encodes:
- a CDS encoding PIN domain-containing protein; the protein is MTDYVFDTEPLIAYFYDEPGAPDVTERLQAIESEEASGAISHATATEVVYKVARLETGDPNQTPPGEDEFDVGEQDLRILRGFGVTIENPTWSTVARIKGAGGISLGDSYAAALAIEEEATLVVGADPEFGDLSEDSDLQQIREEPA